A single region of the Austwickia chelonae genome encodes:
- a CDS encoding SGNH/GDSL hydrolase family protein: MTRARRRTAGAHRGSRRSTSAPHSAARLALATVVGLGALAGGIFAAEEVQQGREPLKFAAEALAGHRDVEMPSAAPPSAPADPVTPGQPETPVDPPTANPEAGQSAPHAPSVAVPVMPKPGALPVPFAPDPGNPGGSLKVVGLGDSVASGFACECMNYVDMVSHRLGDRYGRPVDIANEAYPGAFSQDVLDQLAEEEAQKKIRESDLVVVGIGANDFSEEADNAFLAECRDAAASSCYADTAKSMRANLDAILTKVKALQQRPGAQVVVLGYWNVYADGEVGRAHGPEFVAGSNSLTKWVNQMIAQSAADHQALYADAYAAFKGDGTQDTTDLLAPDGEHPGPAGHQLLAEAVLSALGDHAVKM; this comes from the coding sequence ATGACCCGTGCCCGTCGTCGGACCGCAGGCGCACACCGTGGATCCCGCCGCTCGACCTCGGCACCACACTCGGCCGCCCGTCTCGCCCTCGCCACCGTGGTCGGCCTCGGCGCGCTCGCCGGAGGCATCTTCGCCGCAGAAGAAGTGCAACAGGGACGCGAACCGTTGAAATTCGCTGCGGAGGCGCTCGCCGGCCACCGGGATGTGGAGATGCCCTCGGCCGCCCCACCCAGTGCGCCTGCCGACCCGGTGACTCCGGGTCAGCCGGAGACCCCGGTCGATCCGCCCACGGCCAACCCCGAAGCCGGCCAGTCTGCTCCGCACGCACCTTCGGTGGCGGTCCCCGTCATGCCGAAGCCAGGCGCCTTGCCGGTGCCTTTCGCGCCAGATCCGGGCAATCCGGGGGGCTCGTTGAAGGTCGTCGGTCTGGGGGACTCGGTCGCCTCCGGTTTCGCCTGTGAATGCATGAACTACGTCGACATGGTTTCCCACCGGCTCGGTGACCGGTACGGACGTCCGGTCGACATCGCCAATGAGGCTTATCCGGGGGCCTTCTCCCAGGACGTCCTCGATCAGCTCGCCGAGGAGGAGGCTCAGAAGAAGATCAGGGAGTCCGACCTCGTCGTCGTGGGGATCGGGGCGAACGACTTCTCCGAAGAAGCGGACAACGCCTTCCTGGCCGAGTGCCGTGATGCCGCGGCGTCGTCCTGTTATGCCGACACGGCCAAGTCGATGCGTGCCAATCTGGACGCGATCCTCACCAAGGTGAAGGCCTTGCAACAGCGGCCCGGAGCCCAGGTCGTCGTGCTGGGTTACTGGAATGTCTACGCCGATGGCGAGGTCGGTCGCGCGCACGGGCCGGAGTTCGTCGCGGGTAGTAACAGCCTCACGAAGTGGGTCAACCAGATGATTGCGCAGAGTGCCGCCGATCATCAGGCGTTGTACGCCGACGCCTATGCCGCTTTCAAGGGAGATGGCACCCAGGACACCACCGACCTGTTGGCTCCGGACGGGGAGCATCCGGGCCCGGCGGGTCATCAGTTGCTCGCTGAGGCGGTGCTCTCCGCCTTGGGGGACCATGCCGTCAAGATGTGA
- a CDS encoding COX15/CtaA family protein, whose product MTIDPRLPVSHTQRTVFRLATLTTLMAVVMGSVVCATESGAACPTWPGCHPGQIAPRPDDLNPLIEFAHRIVAIAAGPLILAAAGLSLQHHRREALVRVLPWVALVGAIAAALFGRRVVLHGLPPVLSVLDLGLSLMALIAITTATVAVNNSPYLTVRRRTALWGWAGLAVLLVMHTSGVLVAGTGSFTRCMGWPIWRLIDTDGLPAVQVGRIVLAAVATVLILAVVISGRDRADLRPWSVALVLAWMVELVTGVVMGGQRLSSGGAALYSTAAVVILWTLTVITAKATVAPVSVSEGEPAPDVWGRPRIMFG is encoded by the coding sequence ATGACCATCGATCCGCGTCTGCCCGTCTCTCATACTCAGCGGACGGTCTTCCGGTTGGCCACTTTGACCACTCTGATGGCAGTCGTGATGGGCTCGGTCGTCTGCGCGACTGAGTCCGGGGCTGCGTGTCCTACCTGGCCGGGCTGTCATCCTGGGCAGATCGCTCCTCGGCCGGATGATCTGAATCCGCTGATCGAGTTCGCTCATCGGATCGTGGCGATCGCGGCGGGTCCGCTCATCCTTGCGGCTGCTGGGTTGTCCTTGCAACATCATCGGCGGGAGGCTCTTGTCCGGGTGTTGCCTTGGGTGGCTTTGGTCGGGGCGATCGCGGCTGCGCTCTTCGGTCGGCGGGTCGTTCTGCATGGGTTGCCGCCGGTGTTGAGTGTTCTCGATCTGGGGTTGTCGTTGATGGCGTTGATCGCCATCACCACGGCGACGGTTGCGGTGAACAATTCTCCGTATCTGACCGTCCGTCGTCGCACGGCTCTGTGGGGGTGGGCCGGGTTGGCGGTGCTGCTGGTCATGCACACGTCTGGGGTTCTGGTGGCGGGGACGGGGTCGTTCACCCGGTGTATGGGGTGGCCGATCTGGCGGTTGATCGACACCGATGGGCTTCCTGCGGTGCAGGTGGGGCGGATCGTGTTGGCGGCAGTGGCAACCGTGTTGATCTTGGCTGTCGTCATCAGTGGGCGTGACCGGGCGGATCTGCGGCCGTGGTCGGTAGCGCTCGTGCTGGCTTGGATGGTGGAACTCGTCACCGGTGTGGTCATGGGTGGGCAGCGGTTGAGTTCGGGTGGTGCTGCTCTGTATTCCACGGCGGCGGTGGTCATCCTCTGGACGCTCACCGTCATCACGGCGAAGGCGACGGTGGCGCCGGTTTCCGTGTCGGAGGGAGAGCCTGCGCCGGACGTGTGGGGTCGTCCGCGCATCATGTTCGGCTGA
- a CDS encoding acetyl-CoA C-acyltransferase, which yields MTEAFLVGGTRTPVGRYGGALASVRPDDLAALVVAEDLRRTGVDPAAVDEVVLGNANGAGEENRNIARMAWLLAGLPESVSGITVNRLCASGMSAIALAADMVRAGSADLVVAGGVESMSRAPWVLAKPEAPYAKPGEIVDTSIGWRFVNPRFLDGELARNGTMTYSMPQTAEELAALDRISRADADAFALRSHRRALSAVEAGRFAAEIVPVDVPGRKGAVTTVGVDEGPRDSSPEALAALRPVVRPDGVVTAGNASSLNDGASAVLVASERALHAHRLTPRARVVASATAGVPPQIMGIGPVPATRKALDRAGWQLQDVGAVELNEAFATQSLACLRRLGIADDDPRVNADGGAIALGHPLGSSGARITVTLLGRMEREGARRGLATMCVGVGQGMALLLERV from the coding sequence ATGACCGAAGCCTTCCTCGTCGGCGGAACCCGCACCCCTGTCGGGCGGTACGGTGGCGCGTTGGCCTCGGTCCGTCCTGACGATCTCGCTGCGCTGGTCGTGGCCGAAGATCTGCGGCGTACCGGCGTCGATCCGGCTGCGGTCGACGAGGTCGTTCTGGGCAATGCCAACGGTGCTGGCGAGGAAAATCGCAATATCGCCCGGATGGCGTGGCTGCTCGCCGGCCTTCCCGAGTCGGTCTCCGGGATCACCGTGAATCGGTTGTGTGCCTCCGGGATGTCGGCTATTGCCCTGGCTGCCGACATGGTCCGGGCGGGTTCGGCCGATCTCGTGGTCGCCGGTGGCGTCGAGTCGATGTCTCGTGCGCCGTGGGTCCTGGCCAAGCCCGAAGCTCCTTATGCGAAACCTGGAGAGATCGTCGATACGTCGATCGGCTGGCGGTTCGTGAACCCGCGTTTCCTCGACGGTGAACTGGCGAGGAATGGCACCATGACGTATTCGATGCCGCAGACCGCCGAGGAACTCGCCGCTCTGGACCGCATCAGCCGGGCCGATGCCGATGCTTTCGCGTTGCGCAGTCATCGGCGGGCCTTGTCCGCTGTCGAGGCAGGGCGATTCGCCGCCGAGATCGTCCCGGTGGATGTCCCCGGTCGGAAGGGTGCCGTCACCACGGTCGGTGTCGACGAAGGCCCCCGGGACAGCTCTCCGGAGGCGCTGGCCGCGCTGCGCCCCGTCGTCCGACCGGATGGCGTCGTCACCGCAGGTAACGCCAGTTCGCTCAACGACGGCGCATCTGCGGTGCTCGTCGCTTCCGAGCGGGCGTTGCACGCTCACCGGTTGACTCCCCGGGCCCGGGTCGTGGCCTCCGCGACGGCGGGTGTTCCGCCGCAGATCATGGGGATCGGTCCGGTCCCGGCCACCCGTAAGGCTCTCGACCGGGCCGGATGGCAGTTGCAGGATGTGGGCGCCGTCGAACTGAACGAGGCCTTTGCCACGCAGTCGCTGGCCTGTCTGCGCAGGCTCGGGATCGCCGATGACGATCCACGGGTGAATGCCGATGGCGGGGCCATCGCCTTAGGCCACCCGCTGGGCAGCTCAGGGGCACGGATCACGGTGACCCTGCTCGGCCGGATGGAACGAGAAGGTGCTCGTCGCGGGCTGGCCACCATGTGTGTCGGTGTCGGGCAGGGCATGGCACTTCTGCTCGAACGGGTGTGA
- a CDS encoding 3-hydroxyacyl-CoA dehydrogenase family protein has translation MSSLPTRVGVLGGGTMGVGIAHAFLIKGCEVVVVERDPAAAAVTGQRIDKALFASVERGVLDNAEPCTEAVSLTTDIADLGGCGLVVEAVPEVMEVKVEALRAAEAALTPEAFLASNTSSLSISELAERLDRPSSFCGLHFFNPVPSSSLVEIVVGARTRPELTEAARDWVSGLGKSAIVVTDAPGFASSRLGVQLALEAMRMLEEGVASAADIDRAMEQGYKHPVGPLRTTDIVGLDVRLGIADYLHSTLGERFAPPQILRDKVAAGELGRKTGKGFYDW, from the coding sequence ATGAGTTCACTTCCGACCCGTGTCGGTGTCCTCGGCGGCGGCACGATGGGTGTGGGCATCGCCCATGCCTTCCTGATCAAGGGGTGTGAGGTCGTCGTCGTCGAACGTGATCCGGCAGCGGCGGCGGTGACCGGGCAACGCATCGATAAGGCCTTGTTCGCCTCGGTGGAACGGGGCGTCCTGGACAATGCGGAGCCGTGCACCGAGGCGGTTTCGCTGACCACCGACATCGCCGATCTGGGCGGGTGCGGCCTGGTGGTCGAGGCGGTCCCGGAGGTCATGGAGGTCAAGGTCGAAGCGCTCCGTGCGGCCGAAGCCGCGCTCACGCCAGAGGCATTCCTGGCCTCGAACACCAGTTCCTTGTCGATCAGTGAGCTCGCTGAGCGGTTGGACCGGCCGTCCTCTTTCTGCGGTCTGCACTTCTTCAACCCGGTGCCTTCCAGTTCACTGGTCGAGATCGTGGTCGGGGCCCGTACCCGCCCTGAGCTCACCGAGGCCGCCCGAGACTGGGTGTCCGGCTTGGGCAAGTCCGCGATCGTGGTGACCGATGCGCCGGGCTTCGCGTCGAGCAGGCTGGGGGTGCAGCTGGCTCTGGAAGCGATGCGGATGCTCGAAGAAGGCGTGGCCAGCGCAGCCGACATCGATCGGGCGATGGAACAGGGGTACAAGCATCCGGTCGGCCCTCTGCGCACCACCGACATCGTCGGCCTGGACGTCCGCCTGGGCATCGCCGACTACCTGCATTCGACCCTGGGCGAACGTTTCGCGCCGCCGCAGATCCTGCGGGACAAGGTCGCTGCCGGGGAGCTCGGCAGGAAGACCGGGAAAGGTTTCTACGACTGGTGA